One genomic window of Verrucomicrobiota bacterium includes the following:
- a CDS encoding autotransporter-associated beta strand repeat-containing protein yields the protein MSNLWVFGGNWTNNNGGVPLAGDTALFGAGGFSNLVGIRFSFSNQNVGQIFLAPGSTVDRTIGNASTGAGGNLSLYGIDGVLLTNAVSGRTLTLTTKVLNGVYDMTNVLAGSGDIGVAAGANIFINNWVTENGGARSLKKTGSGLLVLNANNATYAGTMTVAQGQLQIGHSNALGTAAGNTTVSNGAELYYATNGMVMVEPLVLSGSGINGGALRIGSNSGVTNQGAITLSGDTAIKMDSGSWLQQNGDLTGPSYQLTLQQAGAFTSTFNGKINAQSLTKGPGDNTAGATVILAASNSLSRVTNSLGGLVVRHNYALGNTSAVYANCSSNDASYTGTRIQLENTVTIPSTVSLALSSSGSLRSSLFSTNGNNIWNGPITLSGDGGCQLYGNASGGLVLNSAVSGSCGTLFVRGNGSGELWGPININVTPLKKVDPGTWTLFTNNHTMGMVQIGEGTLRLGTNQALMTGNAVMLGYSNATVGILDLNGFAQTVSDLELAPGTTGACYITNGSPTLDSILTYAGGTNNAVYAGTIRDSARRVNLAVTSGTLVLTADNSAYNGNISVTGGSLQVGHSNALGNAIGGTIVTNSGELCLASNRLLLAEPLTVGGGVLRVADSAVVTNLGALTLAASATIQADSNSILHLNGLLQTLGSNCNLTKNGPGTLVLNASNAAYDGVITVSGGVLQVGHTNALGLTNSGTIVTNGGELYYALNRWLSLEPLTLSGTGVNGGALHIGNASTITNAANILLGSNATIWVDAASMLYLNGDITNSSRHLTFVANGSSTNLINGRIMVASFTKGIGDSGTAAVALCSSNALNAVTNRMGAIIGRTNNAFGSSGSVRLEFNTNDASMIGTSIQLDNYISIPSGVALYLSSTNQNGVGYRSSLYGRTSTNTWGGTINLSGNDICQLYAESSQLTINGQINGACSNLFLRGAKYGELRGTVNIANTSLKKMDASVWALYSTINTTGLVQICDGTLRLNANQVFTKTNALIFGQGTGSAGVLDMNGYSLTVPGLALAPGSNGLCIIANSNQTTTTDSQLTFVGGTNISVFSGTVRDVARSVKISVASGTLFLAGTNLCIGDFSATGGRLAVTRWSASRGSYFVSPGGTFIFQSLTASDSITISNLSLRTAGNATNEFALGTFGNRPVAPLVITNALTNLGTLWINVDAGNLSTGQFPLIQYGLRAGNGTYALGRMPRGYNATLVDNVTNQSIDLLITKVPTQDDYLKWNGNPNGNWDIAGTANWKTNGVSTVYPELWQPGEAVLFDDSLTGTTNVILTTNVSPAQVTINNTNVDYVFTGPGKLTGSTILTKSGPGTLILATTSNDYTGTTIIQSGTLRVAATNAIPSDPTQGGVTVNGTLDLGGYNATLNNLSGTGIVDTTIGTGTNILTLTTVSVTNLFAGIIQNSSGMLALTKTGNGTLALTGNNTNSGLTTLNGGTLQIGTGGTDGTLGPAAISVTISNTALVINRSGTYTLNTNIYGSATARPNLVLTGPGTTILTGSTDNAYTFATVQNGTLVLAKPNVANVRALSGGYGTFSNVINNGTLCLGAQADQIATSNMVFLNTNGIFDLAGFNEGFDILNGFGMVTNGLTGSLSTLTLGESNGSNYFAGTLIGNTFGGGDLKLVKMGTGTLTLAGTNSLKGGIVVSNGAVAFASEASLGGDGNAISLAGGTLQTFGTNQIRLDGHFLGTLGSGNYLFNVVDPLANLLVTNSLIGTSMVVKNGAGTLSLFGNNTYSGTNVFNGGRVLIQQDAQLGVVPGSARTNLWFNGGTLAMGGTFDVNSNRHAYLQGNGGFEIANDATSTYAGIIRGTGAFIKSGGGTLVLSYTNNYTGGTVISNGILSVDTLADSVASGIGLSGTITFSGGTLRYTGAAATTARAFTNATGGTIDLPSGNLTLQGSFNGNPTSTVSKTGSGTLYLSGSTGKDNTNLWFNVIQGITVLDKSDPVTHSVSGIAGVSLAATVRLAGAANHFMLIDTNLNCGVTNLNGTLDLNGRNAMFELLSGSGMISNSAALPCFLTNGTYGSSTLYSGAIHDGMSSVGLVKAGSGTLSLNGTTPSTFSGGVALLAGVLQVANSGNLGASTINVWGGSLTMLDGFSTSNALFLNSTSENLDVPVGTANWNGPLTIASTGQLRLRSSGIDRSGTLVIKAPVNFAAGTGFGVNSGKLAFDGTSVSSSAPNGDTVGTDGWAAVELRNNAAYSATGGLKLLGDFFSPAATFSVRDTALATLPWVDLNYVGGYYSVGTVNLDGGVLVVNQIQQSATGFGQQGLMYFNGGMLRARVSTATFMQGLTAAYVRDGGAIIDSAGYDITIAQPLLAAGTGGLTKTGLGTLILPAVNTYRGTTVVNGGRLLVAPTTKATSGILVNHGAVFGLSAVVPGISFTATNLVLGTNVAAATALEFNFLGDTNQPAMQITGTLSVQGTNTIHVLSGGLRPGRYPLIRYGVLTGAGLAGFKLGALPARVLAAGLDHDTNTHTILLVVTNASVPKWAGRINNNWDIGTANWLDSGSGLPTAYQQTNNPGDAVWFDDSATLSGVNLATNVAPAGITVSNSTLPYIFSGPGRLSGSTWLSKSGTGVLLLNGAHDYNGGTRLQSGTLIANDAGAVGSGPVILQGGILQVAGGLHLTNDLMVPENAVAAITNDSGVNFWDGNVSGSGTLRVGSVVQAWLQGDNHEFAGTISLLSGDLRLVFPESSSALAVWDAGTNRIGFDSPGWYCLGELRGDAASSVRGYNGVAQTVEIGARNTDSAFNGPITRHNASSLAVVKTGSGQFTMGGNNNVDGVTVSNGMLLVNGSLQASGVTVMAGALGGMGFIYAPVAIQSDGRFDSGTNVGPLFVYNTLSLQGASMIKVRRTGGALANDGVAGMSTVTYGGTLTVTNVGEPLQAGDSIRLFEAGEYFGTFTATNLPPLEPALFWDTSQLGSSGVLTVQGAPYLTIPSSNRSVTAGTPLILAPTVSGSDPMAYQWFFNQNRLNSQTNASLFLSAAFCADAGSYYVIASNRYGLATSAVIQLTVSNPPPVIVQSPLNLLVNEGSNALLTANASNVCGIAACQWFFQTNQPLPDQTGTSLVLSNVTFAQSGGYAMVASNAAGCATSAVAMLTVNRLPVASNDSVTVSRNQTLSIPAYKLLANDSDADGDILTLTSVSPVSTNGGGVSLAGGMVYYTPVSNYSGGDRFSYTISDGRGGIAGALVYVTVLTNTAAFANEVTTPVLSNGVVTVTFAGIPGRTVLFQCTTDLQAWITLQTNTVPSHGVITLVDTNPPSGSAWYRTVQP from the coding sequence ATGAGTAATCTCTGGGTCTTCGGCGGCAACTGGACCAACAACAATGGCGGGGTGCCCTTGGCAGGAGACACCGCCCTCTTTGGAGCCGGTGGATTTTCCAACCTCGTTGGGATACGCTTCAGCTTTAGCAACCAAAATGTGGGACAGATTTTCCTGGCCCCCGGTTCCACTGTGGACCGCACCATCGGCAATGCCTCCACCGGCGCAGGTGGGAATTTGAGTTTATATGGCATCGATGGGGTCTTGCTGACCAATGCTGTCAGTGGTCGCACCCTGACCTTGACAACCAAAGTCTTGAACGGTGTCTATGACATGACAAATGTGCTGGCTGGCAGCGGAGACATCGGCGTGGCTGCGGGAGCCAATATCTTTATCAATAACTGGGTAACTGAAAATGGCGGGGCACGTAGCTTGAAGAAAACCGGATCGGGCTTATTAGTGTTAAATGCCAATAATGCGACGTATGCAGGAACCATGACCGTGGCGCAAGGACAATTGCAAATCGGGCACAGTAATGCGTTGGGAACAGCCGCAGGCAATACCACAGTCTCAAACGGAGCCGAATTATATTATGCCACCAATGGCATGGTGATGGTTGAACCGCTGGTTTTATCCGGCTCCGGCATCAATGGCGGGGCCTTGCGCATTGGCAGCAACTCGGGCGTCACCAATCAAGGGGCGATTACGCTCTCGGGTGATACCGCCATCAAAATGGATTCCGGCTCCTGGCTGCAACAGAACGGTGATCTGACTGGTCCCAGCTATCAACTCACCCTGCAACAGGCGGGCGCTTTCACGAGTACATTCAATGGCAAAATCAACGCTCAATCACTGACCAAAGGACCTGGGGATAACACGGCGGGTGCGACGGTTATTCTGGCCGCCTCCAATTCCCTGAGCCGGGTAACCAACTCCCTTGGGGGACTCGTAGTGCGCCATAATTACGCGTTGGGCAACACCAGTGCCGTCTATGCGAACTGTTCAAGCAATGATGCCAGCTATACCGGTACACGTATTCAATTGGAAAATACCGTAACCATTCCCAGCACAGTCTCCCTGGCCTTAAGTTCCAGCGGCAGTTTGCGCAGCAGTCTATTTTCCACCAACGGCAACAATATCTGGAATGGCCCCATTACCCTTTCCGGTGATGGGGGGTGCCAACTCTACGGCAACGCCTCCGGGGGTTTGGTGCTCAACAGTGCCGTGAGCGGATCCTGCGGTACTTTGTTCGTGCGCGGCAACGGCAGTGGTGAACTGTGGGGGCCGATTAACATTAACGTTACCCCCCTCAAGAAAGTGGACCCAGGCACTTGGACGCTTTTCACGAACAACCACACAATGGGGATGGTGCAAATCGGCGAGGGAACGTTGCGGTTGGGCACCAATCAGGCGCTGATGACTGGCAATGCGGTCATGTTGGGGTACAGCAACGCCACTGTCGGCATTCTGGACCTGAACGGTTTTGCCCAGACCGTGTCCGATCTGGAACTTGCCCCGGGTACTACGGGCGCTTGTTACATCACCAATGGCAGTCCTACTCTGGATAGTATCCTGACATATGCGGGCGGCACCAACAACGCCGTGTATGCTGGCACCATCCGGGATTCCGCGCGAAGAGTGAACCTGGCTGTAACCAGTGGCACCCTGGTTCTGACTGCTGACAACAGTGCCTATAACGGCAATATCTCGGTGACTGGCGGTAGTTTGCAGGTGGGCCACAGCAATGCCTTGGGTAATGCCATTGGCGGCACCATCGTCACCAATTCCGGTGAACTTTGTCTGGCCTCCAACCGTCTGTTGCTGGCCGAACCGTTGACCGTGGGCGGCGGCGTGTTGCGCGTGGCGGACAGCGCCGTGGTGACCAATCTAGGCGCTTTAACCTTGGCCGCCAGCGCAACAATTCAGGCTGATTCCAACTCCATACTGCACCTCAACGGTCTATTACAGACCCTGGGTAGTAATTGCAACCTGACCAAAAACGGTCCCGGCACGCTGGTGCTGAATGCCAGTAACGCCGCGTATGATGGGGTGATTACCGTAAGCGGCGGGGTATTGCAAGTTGGGCATACCAACGCCTTGGGATTGACCAACAGCGGCACCATCGTCACCAATGGCGGTGAATTGTACTACGCACTAAACCGGTGGTTGTCATTGGAACCTTTGACGCTTTCCGGCACCGGAGTCAATGGCGGCGCGTTGCATATCGGCAACGCTTCCACGATTACCAACGCGGCCAATATCCTGCTGGGTTCAAATGCCACCATCTGGGTTGATGCCGCCTCAATGCTGTATCTGAACGGAGATATCACTAACAGTTCCAGGCATCTGACCTTCGTTGCCAACGGTTCGAGCACCAACCTCATCAATGGTCGAATCATGGTCGCCTCGTTCACCAAAGGGATTGGTGATAGCGGGACCGCTGCGGTGGCATTATGCAGTTCCAATGCTCTGAATGCGGTAACCAATCGGATGGGAGCCATCATTGGGCGTACCAACAATGCCTTCGGCAGTTCCGGCAGTGTCCGCTTGGAGTTCAACACCAACGACGCAAGCATGATTGGAACTAGTATTCAACTAGACAATTATATCTCCATTCCGTCGGGCGTGGCCCTTTACTTGAGTTCCACCAACCAAAACGGTGTCGGTTACCGATCCAGCCTGTATGGCAGGACCAGCACCAACACTTGGGGCGGCACGATCAACCTTTCTGGAAATGATATCTGCCAGTTGTATGCTGAAAGTTCGCAATTGACCATCAACGGGCAAATCAATGGCGCCTGCAGTAACTTGTTTTTGCGCGGCGCAAAATATGGTGAGTTGCGCGGGACCGTTAACATAGCCAACACTTCATTGAAGAAAATGGATGCCAGTGTGTGGGCGCTGTATTCAACCATAAATACTACCGGACTGGTGCAGATATGTGACGGGACTTTGCGTTTGAATGCGAACCAGGTTTTCACCAAGACGAATGCACTCATTTTTGGTCAGGGGACCGGAAGCGCCGGGGTGCTCGACATGAATGGCTATTCGCTGACGGTACCCGGATTGGCTCTGGCGCCAGGCTCCAATGGCTTATGTATTATTGCCAATAGCAACCAAACCACGACCACGGATTCACAACTGACCTTTGTCGGCGGCACCAATATTTCCGTATTTTCAGGAACCGTCCGCGATGTGGCGCGCTCCGTAAAAATTTCGGTAGCCAGCGGCACCCTGTTCCTTGCCGGGACCAATCTCTGCATTGGTGATTTTTCAGCCACCGGCGGTCGGCTGGCCGTTACCCGATGGTCGGCCAGCCGGGGTAGCTATTTTGTGAGTCCTGGTGGAACATTTATATTTCAATCGCTCACTGCTTCTGACAGCATCACTATTTCCAATTTAAGCCTGCGAACGGCGGGGAACGCCACCAATGAGTTCGCTTTGGGCACCTTTGGGAATCGCCCCGTTGCGCCCTTGGTCATCACCAATGCGCTGACCAATCTGGGCACCTTGTGGATCAATGTGGATGCCGGCAACCTTTCCACCGGGCAATTCCCCCTGATCCAATATGGTCTGCGCGCAGGCAATGGGACGTATGCACTCGGCAGAATGCCACGCGGTTACAACGCCACCCTGGTTGATAACGTGACGAACCAGTCCATTGATCTGCTCATCACCAAAGTGCCAACCCAAGATGATTACCTAAAATGGAACGGCAATCCGAATGGCAACTGGGATATCGCTGGCACCGCCAATTGGAAAACGAATGGCGTTTCCACCGTTTATCCCGAACTATGGCAACCGGGTGAAGCCGTGCTGTTTGACGATTCACTCACCGGCACAACCAACGTTATTTTAACCACCAATGTTTCCCCGGCCCAAGTGACCATCAATAACACCAACGTAGATTATGTTTTCACCGGCCCCGGAAAGCTAACCGGAAGCACCATCCTGACCAAATCTGGTCCCGGCACGCTGATCCTGGCCACCACCAGTAATGATTATACCGGGACAACCATTATTCAATCTGGCACCTTGCGCGTGGCGGCGACCAATGCCATTCCAAGTGACCCAACCCAAGGTGGTGTCACAGTAAATGGAACGCTGGATCTGGGTGGTTACAATGCCACCCTTAATAACCTTTCCGGCACCGGCATTGTGGATACCACCATTGGCACTGGTACCAATATCCTGACGCTCACGACGGTGAGCGTCACCAATCTTTTTGCCGGCATCATTCAAAATTCGAGTGGTATGCTGGCTTTGACCAAGACCGGAAATGGCACCCTGGCACTGACTGGCAATAACACGAATAGCGGTCTGACCACGCTGAATGGCGGCACCCTTCAAATCGGTACGGGTGGTACCGATGGCACTTTGGGACCAGCAGCAATCTCCGTCACGATTTCCAACACCGCCCTCGTCATCAACCGCAGCGGGACGTACACCTTGAATACCAATATCTATGGCAGTGCCACCGCCCGCCCCAACTTGGTGTTAACCGGACCAGGCACCACGATTTTGACGGGTAGCACCGATAACGCCTACACATTCGCCACGGTCCAGAATGGCACACTAGTGCTGGCCAAGCCCAACGTGGCTAACGTGCGCGCCCTGAGCGGCGGGTATGGCACGTTCAGTAACGTCATTAACAACGGCACCTTGTGCCTTGGCGCCCAGGCTGACCAGATTGCCACGAGTAATATGGTTTTTCTCAACACCAACGGCATCTTTGATCTGGCCGGATTTAACGAAGGCTTTGACATTCTCAACGGCTTCGGAATGGTCACCAATGGACTTACTGGTTCCCTCAGCACCTTAACGCTCGGTGAGAGTAACGGATCCAACTACTTTGCCGGTACGCTGATTGGCAACACATTCGGCGGGGGCGACCTCAAGCTGGTAAAAATGGGGACGGGCACGCTTACGCTGGCGGGAACGAACAGCCTCAAAGGCGGTATCGTGGTCAGCAATGGGGCGGTCGCCTTTGCATCCGAAGCCAGTTTGGGCGGCGACGGCAATGCCATCAGTTTGGCTGGTGGAACGCTACAAACCTTTGGCACCAATCAAATCCGGTTGGATGGCCATTTTCTGGGAACTTTGGGAAGTGGTAACTACCTGTTTAACGTTGTGGATCCGCTGGCTAATTTGCTTGTAACAAACTCTTTAATCGGTACTTCCATGGTGGTTAAAAACGGGGCCGGAACCTTGTCTTTGTTCGGCAACAACACCTACAGTGGTACCAACGTTTTCAACGGTGGACGGGTGCTGATTCAGCAAGACGCTCAACTAGGAGTAGTGCCAGGCAGCGCGCGCACCAACCTGTGGTTCAATGGCGGCACACTGGCAATGGGAGGCACCTTCGATGTAAATTCCAATCGCCATGCCTACTTGCAAGGTAACGGTGGTTTTGAAATTGCCAACGATGCCACCTCGACGTATGCTGGCATCATCCGCGGCACCGGAGCTTTCATCAAATCCGGCGGTGGCACCCTGGTGCTAAGTTACACCAATAACTATACTGGTGGCACAGTCATCTCAAACGGTATTTTAAGCGTGGATACCTTGGCGGACAGCGTCGCCAGCGGCATCGGCTTGAGTGGCACTATTACGTTCAGCGGTGGAACGTTGCGCTATACCGGTGCCGCCGCTACCACCGCACGCGCATTCACCAATGCTACTGGCGGCACCATTGATTTACCATCCGGCAATTTGACTTTACAAGGCTCCTTTAACGGCAATCCAACTTCCACCGTGAGCAAAACCGGCTCAGGCACACTCTACCTGAGTGGCAGCACCGGCAAAGATAACACCAATCTCTGGTTCAACGTAATTCAGGGTATCACCGTGCTGGATAAATCGGACCCTGTCACTCACTCTGTTTCTGGCATCGCTGGCGTAAGTCTTGCTGCCACAGTGCGTCTGGCCGGAGCCGCAAACCATTTCATGCTCATTGACACCAACCTTAATTGCGGCGTGACCAACCTCAACGGCACCCTGGACCTTAACGGGCGCAATGCGATGTTTGAATTGCTATCGGGCTCCGGCATGATCTCCAATAGCGCTGCCCTGCCCTGTTTCCTCACCAATGGCACGTATGGTTCCAGCACCCTCTACAGTGGTGCCATCCATGATGGGATGTCATCCGTGGGACTGGTAAAGGCTGGCTCCGGCACGTTGTCGTTGAACGGGACAACGCCTTCAACCTTCAGCGGTGGGGTGGCATTATTGGCTGGTGTGTTGCAGGTCGCCAATAGTGGCAATCTGGGGGCCAGCACTATCAATGTCTGGGGCGGCTCCTTGACCATGCTGGACGGATTTTCCACGAGCAACGCCTTGTTCCTTAATTCGACGAGTGAAAATCTGGATGTGCCGGTAGGCACAGCTAACTGGAATGGACCACTGACAATTGCAAGCACTGGCCAGTTGCGTTTGCGCAGCAGTGGAATTGATCGGAGTGGCACCTTGGTAATTAAAGCTCCGGTGAACTTCGCTGCCGGGACAGGATTTGGGGTAAATAGCGGTAAGTTGGCATTCGATGGTACCAGCGTCAGCAGCAGCGCCCCGAACGGTGACACGGTGGGCACTGATGGTTGGGCCGCCGTGGAGTTACGAAATAATGCAGCGTATTCCGCAACCGGCGGTCTGAAATTGCTGGGTGATTTTTTTAGTCCGGCGGCCACGTTTTCAGTGCGCGACACCGCCCTGGCAACCTTGCCATGGGTTGATCTTAATTATGTTGGTGGTTATTATAGCGTTGGAACCGTCAACCTGGATGGCGGCGTGCTGGTGGTCAACCAGATTCAACAGTCTGCCACTGGCTTCGGCCAACAAGGGCTGATGTATTTTAACGGTGGCATGTTGCGTGCCAGAGTCTCCACTGCCACCTTCATGCAAGGGCTCACGGCTGCCTACGTGCGGGACGGTGGGGCCATCATTGACAGTGCCGGCTATGATATTACCATAGCTCAACCGTTATTGGCAGCCGGAACCGGTGGTTTGACCAAGACCGGTTTGGGCACGCTGATATTACCCGCCGTCAATACCTATCGCGGCACGACGGTGGTAAATGGCGGGCGCCTGCTGGTGGCACCAACCACCAAAGCGACTAGCGGTATCCTGGTCAATCACGGGGCCGTTTTTGGATTGTCTGCGGTTGTGCCTGGCATCTCCTTCACCGCTACCAATTTAGTGCTGGGTACCAATGTCGCCGCCGCTACCGCATTAGAGTTTAATTTCCTCGGCGATACCAACCAACCCGCCATGCAGATTACCGGGACACTCTCAGTGCAGGGCACCAATACCATTCACGTTCTTAGCGGCGGATTGCGTCCGGGGCGTTATCCATTGATACGTTACGGTGTCCTCACCGGTGCCGGTTTAGCTGGCTTCAAACTGGGTGCGCTGCCAGCTCGCGTGCTCGCTGCGGGCTTGGATCATGACACCAATACCCATACCATCCTCTTGGTCGTAACCAACGCCAGCGTACCCAAATGGGCGGGACGGATTAATAATAATTGGGATATTGGAACCGCCAACTGGCTGGACAGCGGTTCCGGTCTGCCCACCGCCTACCAACAAACAAATAACCCCGGCGATGCAGTTTGGTTTGACGATTCGGCCACCCTTTCAGGGGTCAACCTGGCCACCAACGTGGCACCAGCGGGCATTACCGTCAGCAACTCTACACTCCCCTACATATTCAGCGGTCCAGGCAGACTAAGCGGCAGCACCTGGCTGAGCAAAAGCGGCACGGGGGTTCTGCTTTTGAATGGTGCCCACGACTATAACGGCGGCACCCGGCTGCAAAGCGGCACGCTGATTGCAAACGATGCAGGTGCGGTGGGCAGCGGCCCCGTGATCTTGCAAGGGGGCATCCTGCAAGTCGCTGGCGGGCTGCATCTGACCAACGATCTGATGGTGCCAGAGAATGCCGTGGCCGCGATTACCAACGATTCAGGAGTCAATTTCTGGGACGGCAACGTATCCGGCAGCGGTACTTTGCGCGTGGGCAGCGTAGTGCAGGCCTGGCTGCAAGGGGATAATCACGAATTTGCCGGCACCATAAGTCTCCTGAGCGGCGACCTGCGCCTGGTATTTCCGGAATCTTCCAGTGCACTCGCGGTTTGGGATGCCGGGACCAATCGCATTGGTTTCGATTCGCCCGGTTGGTATTGCCTCGGTGAATTGCGCGGCGACGCTGCCTCAAGTGTTCGCGGTTATAACGGCGTCGCGCAAACCGTTGAAATTGGCGCGCGCAACACCGACAGCGCTTTCAATGGCCCCATCACCCGCCACAATGCATCCAGCCTGGCAGTCGTAAAGACCGGTTCTGGTCAATTCACCATGGGTGGCAATAATAACGTGGATGGCGTGACCGTCAGCAACGGCATGCTGCTGGTAAATGGATCATTGCAAGCCAGCGGCGTTACGGTTATGGCCGGAGCGCTGGGTGGCATGGGATTTATCTATGCTCCGGTTGCCATCCAGAGCGATGGCCGATTTGACTCGGGCACAAATGTCGGACCGCTATTCGTTTACAATACGCTGAGTCTCCAAGGTGCCAGCATGATCAAGGTTCGCCGTACTGGTGGCGCGTTGGCCAATGACGGTGTGGCGGGCATGAGTACAGTGACTTATGGTGGCACGTTGACCGTGACCAATGTCGGTGAACCGTTGCAGGCGGGTGACAGCATCCGACTCTTTGAAGCTGGTGAGTATTTCGGCACGTTTACGGCAACCAACCTTCCCCCGCTCGAACCGGCTTTGTTCTGGGACACCTCGCAGTTAGGGAGTAGCGGGGTGCTGACCGTGCAAGGCGCGCCGTATCTCACGATTCCCTCTAGCAACCGATCCGTGACGGCTGGAACCCCACTTATACTGGCACCAACCGTTAGCGGCAGCGATCCGATGGCGTACCAATGGTTCTTTAATCAGAACCGATTGAACTCCCAAACCAATGCATCGTTATTCCTAAGCGCCGCATTTTGTGCGGATGCTGGTTCCTATTATGTTATCGCGTCCAATCGCTACGGGCTGGCGACCAGCGCCGTGATCCAACTGACCGTCTCCAATCCGCCCCCGGTGATTGTGCAATCACCGTTAAACCTCCTCGTAAACGAAGGGAGTAATGCCTTGTTGACCGCCAACGCCAGCAATGTCTGCGGCATAGCCGCCTGCCAATGGTTCTTCCAGACCAACCAACCTCTGCCCGACCAGACCGGCACGTCACTGGTATTGTCGAATGTCACATTCGCGCAGTCCGGCGGGTATGCGATGGTGGCATCGAACGCGGCGGGCTGTGCAACCAGTGCGGTCGCCATGCTAACTGTCAATCGGCTGCCGGTTGCCTCGAACGATTCGGTCACGGTTAGCCGTAACCAGACCCTTTCTATCCCCGCGTACAAGCTCCTCGCCAACGATTCCGATGCGGATGGAGATATTTTGACCCTGACCTCAGTGAGTCCGGTCAGCACGAACGGTGGGGGCGTTTCGTTGGCGGGAGGAATGGTCTATTACACTCCGGTCTCCAATTATTCCGGTGGGGATCGCTTCAGTTACACGATATCAGATGGCCGGGGCGGCATCGCAGGCGCGCTAGTGTACGTGACCGTATTGACGAATACTGCGGCCTTTGCCAACGAAGTGACCACTCCAGTCCTATCCAATGGAGTGGTCACGGTGACCTTCGCGGGTATTCCGGGACGTACCGTCCTCTTCCAGTGTACCACCGATTTACAGGCGTGGATAACCCTCCAGACGAACACTGTGCCCAGTCATGGCGTCATCACCTTGGTGGATACCAACCCACCTTCGGGAAGTGCCTGGTACCGCACCGTGCAACCCTGA